A genome region from Natranaeroarchaeum sulfidigenes includes the following:
- a CDS encoding electron transfer flavoprotein subunit alpha/FixB family protein: MSDVLAVAEHRRGDLRDVSLELITAGRELADGTGGGLHVALIGGDVDAFADELNREGVDRVLTVAEGEEFNHGIYTQAVEALYDEVAPQFLLLPNTVNGLDYAPAVATRLDLPYVPDAVELDVDGDRLVATREMYGSKVATTNEVDASGGVAVTIRDAEWPTTEAAGDAVIESVDVEIDESTIRSTVKGFEEVGAGDIDISEADLLVSVGRGIEEEENLELIEELAETLGATVSASRPIIDNGWLPKNRQVGQSGKVVTPDVYLAIGISGAVQHVAGMKGAETIIAINTDPNAPIFDLADYGIVGDLFDVVPALIEEFDE; the protein is encoded by the coding sequence ATGAGCGACGTACTCGCCGTCGCGGAGCACCGCCGCGGCGACCTCCGGGACGTGAGTCTCGAACTGATCACGGCGGGCCGCGAACTCGCCGACGGAACCGGCGGCGGCCTGCATGTCGCTCTGATCGGCGGGGACGTCGACGCGTTCGCCGACGAGCTAAATCGCGAGGGTGTCGATCGAGTGCTCACCGTCGCCGAGGGCGAGGAGTTCAACCACGGCATCTACACGCAGGCCGTCGAGGCGCTGTACGACGAGGTCGCGCCGCAGTTCCTTCTGTTGCCCAACACGGTCAACGGCCTCGACTACGCCCCCGCCGTGGCGACACGGCTCGACCTGCCCTACGTCCCCGATGCGGTTGAACTCGACGTCGACGGCGATCGCCTCGTAGCAACCCGTGAAATGTACGGCTCGAAGGTTGCGACGACCAACGAGGTCGACGCGAGCGGTGGCGTTGCGGTGACGATCCGGGACGCCGAATGGCCGACGACCGAAGCGGCGGGTGACGCCGTGATCGAATCGGTCGATGTCGAGATCGACGAGAGTACGATCCGCTCGACCGTGAAAGGCTTCGAGGAGGTCGGTGCGGGCGACATCGATATCAGCGAGGCCGACTTGCTGGTTTCGGTCGGTCGCGGGATCGAGGAGGAGGAGAACCTCGAACTGATCGAGGAACTCGCTGAGACGCTCGGTGCAACTGTCTCGGCGTCTCGACCGATCATCGACAACGGCTGGCTGCCGAAGAACCGGCAGGTCGGCCAGTCGGGGAAAGTTGTCACGCCCGACGTTTACCTCGCCATTGGCATCTCCGGGGCCGTCCAGCACGTCGCCGGAATGAAGGGTGCGGAGACGATCATTGCGATCAACACCGACCCGAACGCGCCGATCTTCGATCTCGCGGATTACGGGATCGTCGGTGATCTCTTCGATGTCGTCCCAGCGTTGATCGAGGAGTTCGACGAATAG
- a CDS encoding electron transfer flavoprotein subunit beta/FixA family protein, translating to MKVLVTVKEVVTVGDEFEISGTEIGEQYREYDLNEWDDYAVEEAVQISEAEGDVEVVTATIGPERSDETIRMALAKGADRALRIWDDNLDAADTLDVEAKAEILSAVVDAEEPDLVLTGVQAEDDAFGGTGVALAERVGYEWAAVVNDLDFDAEAGVASVRRELEGGVEELTDVDLPAVLTIQTGINEPRYASLRGIRQAQSKPLDVRTLADLDVDAAVTDSALDVTEMYVPETESDVELIEGGADESAGRLAEVLREKGVAE from the coding sequence ATGAAGGTTCTGGTGACCGTCAAAGAAGTGGTAACGGTCGGCGACGAGTTCGAGATCAGCGGCACCGAAATCGGCGAGCAGTACCGTGAGTACGATCTCAACGAATGGGACGACTACGCGGTCGAGGAGGCCGTCCAGATCAGCGAAGCTGAAGGCGACGTTGAGGTTGTCACGGCGACGATCGGACCGGAACGCAGCGACGAGACGATCCGCATGGCGCTGGCGAAAGGTGCGGATCGCGCGCTCCGGATCTGGGATGACAACCTCGACGCGGCCGACACCCTCGATGTCGAGGCGAAAGCCGAGATCCTCTCGGCGGTCGTTGACGCCGAAGAACCGGATCTCGTCCTGACCGGCGTCCAGGCCGAAGACGACGCCTTCGGTGGGACCGGTGTCGCGCTCGCAGAGCGCGTCGGCTACGAATGGGCGGCGGTCGTCAACGATCTAGATTTCGACGCCGAGGCGGGGGTAGCATCGGTTCGCCGCGAACTCGAAGGCGGCGTCGAGGAGCTGACCGACGTCGACCTCCCTGCCGTACTGACGATCCAGACTGGTATCAACGAGCCACGGTACGCCAGTCTTCGCGGGATCCGGCAGGCGCAGTCCAAACCCCTCGACGTCCGGACACTGGCCGATCTCGACGTCGACGCCGCGGTAACCGATAGCGCACTCGACGTCACGGAGATGTACGTCCCTGAAACCGAGAGCGATGTCGAGCTGATCGAGGGCGGAGCAGACGAAAGCGCCGGGCGGTTGGCTGAGGTCCTTCGCGAGAAGGGGGTGGCAGAATGA
- a CDS encoding RNA-guided endonuclease InsQ/TnpB family protein — protein sequence MNYNYRYRLTPTKSQRETLDYHRDTCRQLYNHALYRFNQIPENEGTVKQRVRKIRDELPDLKDWWDALTDIYSKVLQPTVMRIAKNIKRLGKLKEKGYKVGELRWKSPREFRSFTYNQSGFELDNKSGQTVLSLSKLADIPIELHRPLPDDATVKEVTLKKEKTGEWFAIFGIEMDTEPPAKPPLGDIDTDEMVGIDVGILTYAHDTDGTAVESLDLSEERERLEREQRNLSRKEHGSNNWEEQRRRVAECHLQIKFKRRDFLHKLSNYYAREYEVVAVEDLNVKGMLESPRNSRNTASAAWSTFTDMLETKCEREGTHFVEVDPEGTTKECAQCGVETDKPLWVREHSCPACGFKADRDANAAWNVLSRGLTKLGVGHSESTPVETALPAGTAVVPAKRVVEAGSPCLKEPPTAASRQG from the coding sequence ATGAACTACAACTACAGGTATCGCCTCACGCCGACCAAAAGCCAGCGTGAGACACTGGACTACCACCGCGATACCTGTAGGCAACTCTACAACCACGCTCTGTACCGCTTCAACCAAATTCCCGAAAACGAGGGCACCGTCAAACAGCGTGTTCGCAAAATCCGTGACGAACTTCCCGACCTCAAAGACTGGTGGGACGCACTCACCGACATTTATTCGAAAGTGCTCCAGCCCACCGTCATGCGGATTGCCAAGAATATCAAACGACTTGGCAAACTCAAAGAGAAGGGCTACAAGGTTGGTGAACTCCGGTGGAAGTCACCACGCGAGTTTCGCAGTTTCACCTACAACCAGTCTGGCTTCGAACTCGACAATAAGAGTGGTCAGACCGTGTTGTCACTCTCGAAACTCGCAGATATTCCCATCGAACTTCACCGACCACTGCCTGACGACGCAACGGTCAAGGAAGTCACTCTCAAAAAGGAGAAAACCGGCGAGTGGTTCGCTATCTTCGGCATCGAGATGGATACGGAACCGCCAGCCAAGCCCCCGCTAGGAGATATTGACACTGACGAGATGGTCGGAATCGACGTGGGGATTCTCACGTATGCCCACGATACAGACGGCACAGCGGTCGAATCACTCGACCTCTCAGAGGAACGCGAAAGGCTCGAACGAGAGCAACGAAACCTCTCGCGCAAAGAGCATGGATCGAACAACTGGGAGGAACAACGTCGGCGTGTCGCTGAGTGTCACCTACAAATCAAGTTCAAGCGGCGTGATTTCCTGCATAAACTCTCGAACTACTACGCTCGGGAGTACGAGGTGGTGGCTGTCGAAGACCTCAACGTGAAAGGGATGCTGGAATCGCCGCGAAACAGCCGAAACACGGCGTCGGCGGCATGGAGCACCTTCACCGATATGCTCGAAACGAAGTGTGAGCGGGAAGGTACGCACTTCGTGGAAGTTGACCCCGAAGGGACCACCAAAGAGTGCGCTCAGTGTGGTGTCGAAACCGACAAACCGCTCTGGGTGCGGGAACACTCCTGTCCTGCCTGTGGGTTCAAAGCAGACAGAGACGCAAACGCAGCGTGGAATGTTCTTTCTCGCGGACTCACCAAACTAGGAGTGGGTCACTCCGAATCAACGCCTGTGGAGACTGCACTCCCTGCGGGAACTGCCGTTGTTCCTGCAAAGCGCGTCGTGGAAGCAGGAAGCCCCTGCCTCAAGGAGCCGCCAACGGCGGCGAGTAGGCAGGGGTAG
- a CDS encoding helix-turn-helix transcriptional regulator, whose product MRVPAALLVVSLTCALLAVAAGGVVAAPGDQSVDFDGSPASESLQTVQETEEVNESVRQTLQIQLTGDGHAEWTVTTEYELEDDDDRESFEQLVEDLQDGADDDVGYSADTFRPYAAEASTATGRDMEIRDEAWDGTVEDDTGTLRLSFTWTNFAAVDGDRTELGDVFQTPDDETWLPDLNDEQRLVIVAPDGYAVDGFSLDAPPDDGFEDRSAQWTGPVSFEPNDIQISYVQTGGPQTPATGDNGLSSMALIGGGIGLLVLVVLVAAVVLVNRPEKRDQVENLLPGVITGVGETDDEGVADSPPDEARVQRDEPPVATENTDDTTGEEEEVDPDLLSDEERVLRLIEQNGGRMKQANIVTETGWSNAKVSQLLSAMDEEDRINKLRIGRENLISLPDMDPADSEQ is encoded by the coding sequence ATGCGGGTACCTGCCGCCCTGCTGGTCGTTTCCCTCACGTGTGCCCTCCTCGCAGTCGCAGCTGGCGGTGTCGTGGCCGCGCCCGGCGACCAATCCGTAGATTTCGATGGGAGTCCGGCATCGGAGAGCCTCCAGACAGTTCAGGAGACCGAAGAGGTTAACGAGTCTGTCCGACAGACCCTTCAGATCCAGCTTACCGGTGATGGTCACGCGGAGTGGACGGTGACGACCGAATACGAACTCGAAGACGACGATGATCGGGAGTCGTTCGAGCAACTGGTCGAGGACCTCCAGGATGGAGCGGACGATGATGTCGGCTATTCGGCGGACACGTTCCGTCCGTACGCTGCCGAGGCGTCCACGGCGACCGGTCGCGACATGGAGATCCGTGACGAAGCGTGGGATGGGACGGTCGAAGATGATACCGGAACGCTCCGTCTGTCGTTTACGTGGACGAACTTCGCTGCGGTCGACGGTGACAGGACCGAGCTGGGTGATGTCTTCCAGACTCCGGACGACGAAACGTGGCTCCCGGATCTGAACGACGAACAGCGACTCGTTATCGTCGCACCGGATGGGTACGCAGTGGATGGATTTAGCCTCGATGCGCCGCCCGATGACGGATTCGAGGACCGGAGCGCTCAGTGGACTGGTCCGGTGTCGTTCGAGCCAAACGATATCCAGATATCCTACGTCCAGACTGGTGGGCCACAGACGCCGGCTACCGGCGATAACGGTCTCTCATCGATGGCGCTGATCGGTGGTGGCATCGGCCTGTTGGTGCTGGTAGTGCTCGTTGCCGCAGTGGTACTGGTCAATCGACCGGAGAAACGGGACCAGGTCGAGAATCTGCTTCCGGGCGTGATCACTGGAGTCGGTGAAACGGACGACGAGGGTGTCGCTGATTCACCACCCGATGAGGCGAGGGTGCAAAGGGATGAACCCCCGGTCGCAACCGAGAACACTGATGACACAACCGGGGAAGAGGAGGAGGTAGACCCCGACCTCCTCAGCGACGAGGAGCGCGTGCTCCGGCTTATCGAACAGAACGGCGGGCGGATGAAACAGGCAAACATCGTAACCGAAACCGGCTGGTCGAACGCAAAAGTCTCACAGTTGTTGTCGGCGATGGACGAGGAAGACCGGATCAACAAGCTCCGAATCGGTCGAGAGAACCTGATCAGCCTTCCGGACATGGATCCTGCTGACTCCGAACAGTGA
- a CDS encoding DUF7096 domain-containing protein encodes MTRILATVFVALLVVTAPVTAAVGPTPTGGTASSLDSAEQETPDEISWVTTGADSTAETTTKGPDLGSALAMGDEQFENRIELGALEREFQNADSTEEKESLLDAYREEVGERTIALHEREAAITEEYRAGEIDSDTLLRDLAELSEEARTLSNTADTIEELSATDPRISVSVRNVRGELDRFDSPIRQEALDATYGDADRTEPILLSAAEERLVLSTLEDGTYVREGVQFDRFAPDEPGTFDGLTELDDRGPELYPWIYANLFEFGISGYDWLIGLSLDHPRGQSMSYIDATTQDVVMEYHTLDVESLPTTSTVSRTNENVTISSNRVTDGGPVWVEVTDPDSGDPMDASISVEGQHSVETDEDGTAWVLAPEGDVDVTATTDEGEVSITVRDPSS; translated from the coding sequence ATGACGCGTATCCTCGCGACCGTGTTCGTCGCCCTCCTCGTCGTCACGGCCCCGGTGACGGCAGCGGTCGGCCCAACACCGACCGGCGGCACGGCGTCCTCCCTCGACAGCGCGGAGCAGGAAACGCCGGACGAGATCTCCTGGGTAACGACTGGCGCTGATTCGACTGCTGAGACGACGACGAAGGGCCCCGATCTCGGAAGCGCACTTGCGATGGGTGATGAGCAATTCGAGAACCGGATCGAACTGGGCGCGCTCGAACGCGAGTTCCAGAACGCCGACTCGACCGAAGAAAAAGAGTCACTGCTCGACGCGTACCGGGAGGAAGTCGGCGAGCGGACGATCGCACTGCACGAGCGCGAGGCGGCGATCACTGAGGAGTACAGAGCCGGCGAAATCGACAGCGATACACTGCTACGCGACCTCGCCGAGTTGAGTGAGGAAGCTCGAACGCTCAGCAATACAGCCGACACGATCGAAGAACTCAGTGCGACCGACCCCCGAATCTCAGTGAGCGTTCGGAATGTCCGCGGTGAACTCGATCGGTTCGATAGCCCGATCCGTCAGGAAGCACTCGACGCGACGTACGGCGATGCGGACCGGACGGAACCGATACTGCTGTCCGCAGCGGAAGAGCGGCTGGTTCTAAGCACCCTTGAGGACGGAACATACGTGCGTGAAGGAGTCCAGTTCGATCGGTTCGCCCCCGACGAGCCGGGGACGTTCGATGGCCTCACCGAGCTCGACGACCGCGGGCCCGAACTGTACCCGTGGATCTACGCGAACCTGTTCGAGTTCGGGATCAGCGGCTACGACTGGCTGATCGGACTCAGCCTCGACCATCCACGCGGGCAGTCGATGTCGTATATCGACGCGACCACGCAGGACGTCGTGATGGAGTATCACACGCTCGACGTCGAATCGCTCCCGACCACGAGCACGGTCAGCCGGACGAACGAGAACGTGACGATTTCCAGCAACCGCGTCACGGACGGCGGTCCCGTCTGGGTCGAAGTAACCGACCCCGACTCCGGGGACCCGATGGATGCGAGTATCAGTGTCGAGGGTCAACACTCGGTCGAGACCGACGAGGACGGTACCGCGTGGGTGCTCGCACCCGAAGGTGACGTCGACGTGACGGCGACGACCGACGAAGGCGAGGTCTCGATTACGGTCCGGGATCCGAGTTCCTGA
- a CDS encoding type IV pilin, translating to MVRIGGRATGRGVSPVIGVVLLVGLTILLAGVAAGGLLAADSPDPRPTVAVDASADPTTNTVTLRHVRGDALDPSALSLQIAVNGTELEKQPPIPFFSAHGFVPGPTGPFNPETDSEWTAGETGTVRIASTNEPAGIEAGGRVELTLSHGDHVLVETTVTAQ from the coding sequence ATGGTTCGTATCGGGGGACGAGCGACTGGCCGTGGCGTGTCGCCGGTCATCGGCGTCGTGTTACTGGTTGGGCTCACGATACTACTCGCTGGCGTCGCTGCTGGCGGACTGCTCGCCGCTGACTCCCCCGATCCCCGACCGACTGTCGCCGTCGACGCGAGTGCTGATCCGACAACAAACACAGTCACCCTGCGTCACGTCCGAGGGGACGCGCTCGATCCATCAGCGCTCTCCCTGCAGATCGCTGTTAACGGCACCGAGCTGGAAAAACAGCCGCCGATCCCGTTCTTTTCTGCTCACGGATTCGTGCCAGGTCCGACGGGACCGTTCAACCCCGAGACTGACAGCGAGTGGACGGCAGGCGAGACTGGGACAGTCCGGATCGCATCGACGAACGAACCAGCAGGGATCGAGGCCGGCGGTCGCGTCGAGCTGACGCTCTCCCACGGCGACCATGTGCTCGTAGAAACGACGGTAACCGCCCAGTGA
- a CDS encoding methyltransferase domain-containing protein, whose product MGVLEDKRRARVFYKYLSQVYDQINPFIWNEAMRTEAIDLLDIDEDDRVLDVGCGTGFATEGLLEETDDVYGIDQSVHQLEKAWAKLGKHDPVQFSRGDAERLPYRTNSFDVLWSSGSIEYWPNPVNALREFRRVTKPGGQVLVVGPNNPRNSVMQRVADAIMLFYDADEADEMFERAGYEEFDHYLMGPSHKPDIAITTVATVPDDS is encoded by the coding sequence ATGGGTGTTCTCGAAGACAAGCGACGTGCACGGGTATTCTACAAGTACCTCTCGCAGGTATACGATCAGATCAACCCGTTTATCTGGAACGAAGCGATGCGAACCGAGGCGATCGACCTCCTCGATATCGACGAAGACGATCGCGTCCTCGATGTCGGTTGTGGCACCGGCTTCGCCACCGAAGGACTGCTCGAAGAGACGGACGACGTCTACGGTATCGACCAGAGCGTCCACCAGCTAGAGAAGGCGTGGGCCAAACTCGGGAAACACGATCCGGTCCAGTTCTCCCGTGGCGATGCCGAACGACTTCCATACAGGACGAACAGTTTCGACGTGCTCTGGTCGTCTGGCTCCATCGAGTACTGGCCGAACCCGGTCAACGCTCTGAGAGAGTTCCGCCGCGTTACAAAACCGGGTGGACAGGTGCTCGTGGTGGGGCCCAACAATCCCCGAAACTCGGTGATGCAGCGGGTTGCCGATGCGATCATGCTGTTTTACGATGCCGACGAGGCCGACGAAATGTTCGAACGCGCGGGCTACGAGGAGTTCGACCATTATCTGATGGGTCCCTCCCACAAGCCCGATATTGCGATTACAACCGTCGCGACGGTCCCCGACGACAGTTAA
- the ahaH gene encoding ATP synthase archaeal subunit H: MPRPEVLDQIQTAEDEADEIVAEAEAERDDRIAEARERAAEIREEAEAEARELKEQRLADAREEIEDERETILEEGRQKREELVDQASEREDDAVEFVLELFEEAVHAQT, translated from the coding sequence ATGCCGAGGCCAGAGGTCCTTGACCAAATTCAGACGGCTGAAGACGAAGCTGACGAGATCGTTGCCGAGGCCGAGGCGGAGCGGGACGACCGTATCGCCGAGGCCCGTGAGCGTGCCGCGGAGATCCGTGAGGAGGCGGAGGCCGAGGCACGAGAGCTGAAAGAACAGCGCCTTGCGGACGCCCGCGAGGAAATAGAGGACGAACGCGAGACGATCCTCGAGGAGGGTCGTCAGAAACGAGAGGAACTCGTCGATCAAGCGAGCGAGCGCGAAGACGACGCTGTCGAGTTCGTCCTCGAGCTTTTCGAGGAGGCGGTGCATGCTCAGACCTGA